Proteins from one Doryrhamphus excisus isolate RoL2022-K1 chromosome 19, RoL_Dexc_1.0, whole genome shotgun sequence genomic window:
- the LOC131106981 gene encoding transmembrane protein 132D-like, producing the protein MLNFLLRCVSPLLMVAALTQAVESQQVPTDPEPSAPLPVYPSVSLQVLNVDHVLLRQDSPGSQGNSSLKTQTQTFLITDPGPWGLQPALNASYGPLTLNAPIAPDLLLRGPKILPFILSRQVRSPLPVVKILFHMPGEGEVGMRKEKDEAHCVTAYAFWGTREVRGACLVSHGGFCVAQLRPEPAWFNAVTQEMVRGDSTKGLHGNVVEVYFQSRRDRTRLCVPQDSLQRFGRGGARDGTGTPMRRIGSVKLLQGPPGKPPFLRLNLGGAMMVQTSPKPLKTNDTATFNIFLTSPSTLESFTLRTTAKSGLVFSTVRPSDGALWDVKVEPGRVVIPNTVSFMCRRKVLTAKRGLVEVVQVDFVVKDVSEQAEAHVISWRLDQPGNVRNEGQMQIYTSLREYAGLAPLVMSSNLLNTAALTGKMVKVPVKTFAVYADGSVTDVSSFATCRSTDQEVLKVSERCDYLFVTGRESRGKRRLLIKFMHTFLSAQLEMSVWIPRLPLTIDVADPELNQIKGWRVPITTSNHKPIWNSEEEEEEMRKGRGCMLQFQHSTLRVLTHFVAEADLDTLLSGGKPVDYLLGPDWQVDVTNLVRYTLKVADPEVARVQHRAVLQGRAVGRTTVQVISPLTSSVLAERSVTVVDDKVSVTELGVQLVSEFSLSLQPSPAINSAIIAMATIQETVMQVNQEAFVSCWVQFSDGAVVPLTIFDRSVYSLSVTTPDEAVATVRRSPLSTFVVARGEGGGKGALVNVELRISEECQKSRRKSKLAVGTGLLRIDFQGRGPAGVETNNGGAAEMVGEVKSTVTTRQVPTETSTLFSTTVQSDVAQTSQLTVTPPTVESSLSTTKRSDTTLGVFDKEEGQKRNFGNMLDNPNSTPNKADVASKQEPPKSPKFIESDLIRTFRSLSDLEICIYSLVGVLCIAIFGFLLNCASHRFCFRNQKTPKNPPGVAPPQVSTLTRSTPRTLPAVNHPAAAERTATLGRSRTSSQQHLHRKVVDPMANRSATLLARPHRSEPLHSPTSKRNQVQLTTFTTLDIKHLAALKKNGVDFHWTNQQLQAQQQPPPPPPPPPPVGPQIPLPDMPWPVVKPLGETQ; encoded by the exons ATGCTCAACTTTCTCTTGCGGTGCGTGTCTCCATTGTTGATGGTTGCAGCTCTAACACAGG CTGTTGAAAGCCAACAGGTTCCAACAGATCCAGAGCCCTCagcgccacttcctgtttatccCTCAGTCAGCCTCCAGGTGCTCAATGTGGACCATGTCCTTCTGAGGCAGGACAGTCCTGGGTCGCAGGGGAACTCCAGTCTGAAGACTCAAACTCAGACATTCCTCATCACTGATCCAGGTCCCTGGGGCCTCCAGCCGGCTCTCAACGCATCATACGGACCGCTGACCTTGAATGCCCCCATTGCACCAGACCTGCTCCTTCGAGGCCCCAAAATCCTGCCGTTCATTTTAAGCCGCCAGGTTCGCTCCCCGTTGCCGGTTGTTAAGATCCTCTTCCACATGCCTGGAGAAGGTGAGGTCgggatgagaaaagaaaaggacGAAGCTCACTGTGTCACGGCGTACGCCTTTTGGGGGACGAGGGAAGTCCGCGGGGCATGTCTGGTGTCTCACGGTGGCTTCTGTGTGGCGCAGCTAAGACCAGAACCAGCATGGTTCAACGCGGTCACTCAAGAGATGGTAAGAGGTGACTCCACAAAGGGGCTCCATGGGAACGTTGTGGAGGTCTACTTCCAGAGTCGAAGGGATCGGACCAGACTGTGTGTGCCTCAGGATAGCCTGCAAAGATTTGGGAGAGGCGGGGCTCGCGATGGGACAGGAACGCCAATGAGAAGGATAGGAAGCGTGAAGCTGCTTCAAGGTCCACCTGGGAAGCCTCCTTTTTTGCGCCTAAACCTGGGGGGCGCTATGATGGTGCAGACTTCCCCCAAGCCCCTGAAGACTAACGATACGGCGACTTTTAACATCTTCCTGACAAGCCCGTCCACTTTGGAGAGTTTCACACTCAG GACAACAGCGAAATCAGGACTGGTGTTCAGCACGGTGCGACCCAGTGACGGGGCATTATGGGATGTCAAGGTGGAGCCCGGCAGAGTCGTCATACCCAACACCGTGTCTTTTATGTGCCGGCGGAAGGTCCTCACTGCAAAGAG GGGTCTTGTGGAGGTTGTCCAAGTGGACTTTGTGGTAAAGGACGTCTCAGAGCAGGCCGAGGCTCACGTTATCTCCTGGCGACTGGATCAGCCGGGGAACGTCAGGAATGAGGGCCAGATGCAGATCTATACCAGCCTCAGAGAGTATGCGGGGCTGGCCCCTCTGGTCATG AGCTCCAACCTGTTGAATACTGCAGCATTGACTGGTAAAATGGTGAAAGTACCTGTGAAAACTTTTGCTGTGTATGCCGACGGCTCCGTCACCGACGTGAGCAGCTTTGCCACCTGCAGGTCCACCGACCAAGAGGTGCTGAAG GTGTCTGAGCGCTGCGACTACCTTTTTGTGACGGGCAGGGAGTCCAGAGGGAAGCGCAGACTGTTGATCAAATTCATGCACACTTTTCTGAGCGCGCAGCTGGAGATGAGCGTCTGGATACCCCGACTGCCACTCACCATCGATGTGGCCGACCCTGAACTCAACCAAATCAAGGGCTGGAGAGTTCCCATTACAACCAGCAACCACAA GCCCATTTGGAATagcgaagaggaggaggaggagatgaggaAAGGCAGGGGTTGCATGCTGCAGTTTCAGCACTCCACACTCAGGGTGCTCACACACTTTGTGGCCGAGGCCGACTTGGACACGCTGCTATCCGGGGGGAAGCCTGTTGATTACCTCCTCGGTCCTGATTGGCAG GTGGACGTGACCAATCTAGTGCGCTATACTCTAAAAGTGGCGGACCCAGAGGTGGCCAGGGTTCAGCACAGAGCGGTGCTACAAGGGCGGGCTGTGGGCCGCACCACTGTGCAG GTGATCTCCCCCCTCACATCGTCGGTCCTGGCCGAGAGGAGCGTCACAGTGGTGGACGATAAAGTCAGCGTTACGGAGCTGGGGGTGCAGCTGGTGTCGGAATTCTCGCTGTCCCTGCAGCCCAGCCCGGCCATTAACAGTGCCatcattgccatggcaactatCCAAGAGACCGTCATGCAGGTTAATCAG GAAGCCTTCGTCAGCTGCTGGGTCCAATTCAGCGACGGCGCCGTCGTCCCCCTGACCATCTTCGACCGCAGCGTCTACTCCCTAAGTGTCACCACGCCGGACGAGGCCGTGGCCACCGTCCGACGCAGCCCGCTGTCCACGTTTGTGGTGGCGCGGGGCGAAGGCGGTGGAAAAGGGGCGCTGGTCAACGTGGAGCTGCGGATCAGCGAGGAATGCCAGAAGTCCAGGAGGAAGAGCAAGCTGGCAGTCGGCACGGGACTGTTGCGGATCGACTTCCAGGGCAGAGGCCCGGCCGGTGTCGAGACAAATAACGGGGGTGCGGCGGAAATGGTGGGAGAAGTGAAGTCGACGGTGACGACACGTCAGGTGCCGACTGAAACGAGCACATTGTTCAGCACCACGGTGCAGTCGGATGTCGCTCAGACTTCTCAGCTGACGGTCACGCCTCCGACAGTTGAAAGCTCCTTGAGTACGACCAAACGTAGCGATACCACACTTGGGGTGTTTGATAAAGAAGAAGGACAGAAGAGGAACTTTGGCAACATGCTGGACAACCCAAATTCCACGCCAAACAAAGCGGACGTTGCATCCAAGCAAGAGCCTCCTAAATCCCCGAAATTCATCGAAAGCGACCTAATACGCACATTTCGATCCTTGTCCGACTTGGAAATCTGTATTTATTCCTTGGTGGGGGTGTTGTGTATCGCCATCTTTGGTTTTTTGCTGAACTGCGCATCCCATCGGTTCTGTTTCCGCAAtcaaaaaacccccaaaaatccTCCGGGGGTGGCACCCCCTCAAGTGTCAACGCTCACCCGCAGCACCCCGAGAACCCTGCCCGCTGTCAACCACCCCGCCGCCGCCGAAAGAACCGCCACCTTGGGCCGCAGCCGAACCAGCTCCCAGCAGCACCTGCACAGGAAGGTGGTGGACCCCATGGCCAACCGCTCAGCCACCCTGCTGGCCAGGCCGCACCGCAGCGAGCCCCTGCACTCGCCCACCAGTAAGAGGAACCAGGTGCAGCTCACCACCTTCACCACGCTGGACATCAAGCACTTGGCGGCGCTCAAGAAGAACGGCGTGGACTTTCACTGGACCAATCAGCAACTGCAAGCGCAGCAGCAGCCGCCAccacccccgccgccgccgccccctgTTGGGCCCCAGATCCCATTACCTGACATGCCGTGGCCTGTTGTTAAACCCCTTGGAGAGACTCAGTAG